Proteins encoded in a region of the Rutidosis leptorrhynchoides isolate AG116_Rl617_1_P2 chromosome 9, CSIRO_AGI_Rlap_v1, whole genome shotgun sequence genome:
- the LOC139868034 gene encoding cytochrome c biogenesis CcmF C-terminal-like mitochondrial protein — MAKGSQGMRCPGHPHLERRVKVFGPVALPVPPSSGGAFVGGAPPEIGLEALTLPTSRQLMAVGHDYYKKAPMKMNISHGGVCIFMLGVLLSCDPAAYVRPVAHASYLFKAGGVNSNSILVFNPVAEMLS; from the coding sequence GTGCCCTGGGCACCCCCATTTAGAAAGAAGGGTCAAAGTTTTTGGACCTGTAGCTTTACCCGTCCCCCCTTCGTCGGGCGGTGCTTTTGTGGGGGGTGCGCCACCAGAAATCGGGCTTGAAGCTCTCACCTTACCAACGAGCCGACAGCTGATGGCTGTTGGTCATGACTACTACAAAAAAGCTCCAATGAAGATGAATATTTCACATGGAGGAGTGTGCATCTTTATGTTGGGTGTTCTTCTGTCGTGCGATCCGGCGGCTTATGTGCGACCTGTGGCCCACGCCTCCTATTTGTTCAAGGCGGGCGGCGTGAACTCTAATTCGATCCTGGTATTCAATCCCGTCGCTGAGATGCTTAGTTGA